Genomic DNA from Brassica rapa cultivar Chiifu-401-42 chromosome A04, CAAS_Brap_v3.01, whole genome shotgun sequence:
GTCTGGAACGCGTTGGGAATAGTCTGTCGGTCAAAAAACGACTACTCTAAAATCTGTTCCGATATAGTATTTGATTAATTAATGAGTTTCTTAATTAATTAAGACTTTCTCTGATTTCCTTGTGATGAAACAAGTCCATGTTTTGGTTTAGGGGGTCTTTTTAGTTGtgtaatttatagttttttcgCGACTTCTTAAAGaagttatttaaattaatgacaagaaaataaatgatttgaatctaaactttttttttctgtaaacaaaaaatgatagtagaaaaaattaaaaactcatATAAGAGTCATATAAAAACAGAAAGATTAGTAGTACACAAACAGAAAGATTAGTAGCACAAAAACAGAAAAGACTATGGTAAAGATAGctgattattcaaaattattgttttatccATCGATTTATCAATTTTGATGATTTGTTTCTAAATATGTCAAGTTCTGAAAAAATAACATAGCCATAGCATGCTGGGCCAACAAACTGAAGCGGCCTAAATATGATCTAAAGGCCGAaactaaagttaaaaaaaaaagattaatatcTCGCAAATAGGCTTTTATGTATCAAGTTGGATCGATCTTTTTTAGCCTGCGGGTATTaggcctttttttttttgatcaaaacatTAACAAATACTATGTTGCTCAGACCGAACTCATCGCCTTGAGCTAAAGCTTGCAGTCCTATCCTAAAATGCTCCACTGTTTCAGACCCCGGAATAAAAGGAACCGCCCGGTTTGTAATCTTTTGACGAAAGCTTTCAACTCTTTAACACTCTTTTAGCATTACTACTACTCTCACTATCATCTCCATTACCGTATACGGGAATCACCTCAGTGTCAGTCACTTTTCCATCGCAAACCGGACATTCTTTAACGTTCAGATAAATAAGAGGCAGCTGATAGAAACATTCCCAGCAGAACAAGTGACCACATCAAGTCAAAACCGGATCTTGAGCATTCTCTAAACATATGTTACAGTCAAAGTAATCACCAGGAACAGTAGAGTTTGTTCTCTCCATGTTCAATGCCTTTGCTATTAAGTAAGTCTTGTTGTCACGGTTTTCGACGTTTCTCTCTCTAGAACTCTCGTGTATAATTAATTCCTGCGGTAGAGTCTCTAGGCACCGAGGCTCGTGGTGGTGCTGGTGTTGTTGTTTCTCGTTGTCTGATTCTTGAAACTATTGCTTCGAGCTGTCTTATGCGTTCTTCGATCAGCGAGTGAGTAGTCTCGAGCTCGTTTGAAGATGGGTCTTGATTTAAATCAAGTTCCGTTGTCTCTACTTGAACACTGGTACATATCATCAATTTTcattttgattgttttttttcggctaaattttattcaataaagATTATGAAAGTTTCATTGTTGTCCACATTTCCTTTGAGAATCTACATATTTGATCaattttctgtaattttaaGTCCATAGTTTTCCAAAACTTGCTTCTTTATATGTCTTAATGTAAGTAAAATAATGATGTAGAAAGcgcaaaataaaatattacatatttacCAAACATTGTAATAACTAACAAAAAATCTTCATTGGGTTTGTATAGCAATTATTGTCCTAAGACTTCCATTGCTTTATGCATAATCTGATAGCAAACTGTATTTCATTCACTACTAATAAATATCACATAGGCTGCTATATTGAGAAACATGTCTTCAATCGACAATATGGATAATGCTAGCAGGAAAAGATTAAACAATTTTGTTTGTTATCTGAAGTGTTCAAGTACACTACCATTTTTTGACATCAAGTGTTCAAATACATTACTGTAAGTCTTGTGTTACAAAAAACATTACTATAATAAGTCCCTGAAACATGGCAATCAGACAGAACACTGAGTAATTTTGTAACAAACGCAAAAAGACAAAATCCAAAGATAAATCTGCATACTCATAAAAAACCAAGTCCGGAGAACAACGTTGAAAGCAAGGAAGGATCAAATCCAGCAAACACTGAAGGGTCAACAGATGGGAAAACAGACGGGTCAAACCCTAGATAACCAAACGATGAAGAAGAACCGGATCCACCTCCCAGTCCAAATGGTTGGCCAACAAATGAGAAACCCGACGGGTCAAACCCTAGATAAccggaagacgaagaagaaccGGATCCACCTCCCAGTCCAAATGGTTGGTTAACAGATTGGAAAACCGATGGGTCAAACCCTAGATAAccaaaagatgaagaagaaccgGATCCACCTCCCAGTCCAAATGGTTGGCCAACAGATGAGAAAACCGACGGGTCAAACCCTATAccggaagatgaagaagaaccgGATCCACCTCCCAGTCCAAATGGTCCGAGCAAATCAAGAAGCTGAGAAACTTGGCTTGGGCTTTGTGGCGTATTGGTTACAAGATTATTAATCATCTCATTAATCATAGGTCTAATGATAGGACTCATTGTTGGAGTCCCCAACGGATAAGGATTATTAAAAACTGGACTAGGAACATTAACAAACGGCGTCGTGGCGATAGAGTGCGGTTGCATCGGCCGGTTTGGACCATGTTGGACCATATTTGTTGGACTAGGTAGTTTCTTTCTAGCACACAACAAATGAGCATCGAATCCACCACACTCTTTACAGCTATAGAGCCACGAGTTAGAGCCGAGTCCTTGGCACACACTGCAGCGGAAGCTAGCGGCCGCAGCTGATCTTGATCCGGATCCGGACCCGCCCGGAGACGGCATGGAAAACGTTAAATAAAGTTGGTGGTGAGGGTGAGATTGGTGCGTGACACGAGAAGGCATGTTGGCACAAACCGTGTGAAGATCTATACCGCAGTCTCCACAGTGGTAAGCGAATCCGTCACCGTTTTTGCCGCATGCGTCACAGCGGAATGTCCCTTCTTGGTATTTTGGAGAGGAGATGAGAGACAGGAGATGGTTTTTGTCGAAAGGGTGTCTGATCTTTTGAGGTAATTCGGAACATTTTAGGTGGATGTGGAAGTTGCATGGCTTACATGTGTATGAAGGAAGATTGAGAAGCTTTAACTTGCAAACCacgcaagaagaagaagaagagttggCTTGAGGATTGAGAGATGAGTTGAACAATGGATGTGGATGGCTGAAATGTCGAATTGAGTCTTCTGGTTTTGGCCTTCCCATTGTTTTTGCTGCACAACTTGTTCAGAGAGGgtattaaaatgttattatagTTTGGTATGAACACAAATCAATGGCTTGGGGACTTGTTGGAACATTTTGTTTTGTGATACGCAATTTTTCTACCGTGTGATGTTGATTCTAAGCTTTCAGTCGACGACTTTAAAGTCAACGGTTAGATTGTTTGATCAAGTCGTTACCCACTTGGATTATAGTGAAACTTCAACTATTGAGAAACTCTAGTGCTTTGTCACAACTTCTTAACAATCACCCAAGTTGGAGATTTCAAATCATAATTAAATGATGTTAGTAGTAATATCATTATATTCATGTTAATTTGTATTAGTTATCACACAAAAATATAAGAACTAAttattatatcaaataaaacaattattatatttacattGAAAAGGGCTacgtaataatttttatatgataGTGGGAGTATTTAGTTAATTGTTAAGCGGTCTAAATTATGCAATTCTAATGTCAACTTTCTTCTTGTATATTAAAATCACAACTAGGTGAATACGAATAATAAAAAACTCAGAATTATTTAGCCCAAAATAGAAATCGCAAGCCCTCTACATACATTGCTATTTATAGTTGTTAAACGTTTCTTCCACGTAAAAATACCAAATCCAGGCACAATGACTTCAAAGAAACCGGTTAACCGACCCTCGGTGAGGCACCCGAGTCACAACCATCCGCTACGCCTCTTCAAAtcccaagaagaagatgagatcaTCTGCTCTGGATGCGAGCTTAACCTAATCGGACAAGCCTTCAAATGTACAAAGAAAGACTGCGATTACTTCTTGCACAAGTCATGTTTCGACCTACCTCGTGAAACCAAACACAAGTCTCACTCAGACCACCCTTTGACCCTGCTTCATTCCCCACCGTATGGTCACTCTTACACGTGCGACGCATGCGGCCAATATGGATCCGGATTCACTTACAACTGTTCAGAGTGCCAGTACGATGTACATGTTGGATGTGCCTTTATCCCCGAAACTGTGAAGCGCGAAGATCACGACCACCCCCTCACTTTAGTCTACAACACACCATGCAAAGGTCGCGAGGACGGTGCAATGTTCATATGTGATGTTTGTGAAGAAGATATGTCGGAGAATCTTTGGGTTTATTACTGCAAAGAATGTGATTATGGGACACATGTGCATTCTTGCGCGGTTTATGAAGATCATCAGCCAAagaaaggaggaggaggaggagaagaaggaagaggaggaggaggaggaggaggagaatcgAGCTCTGCCGCTGCAAGGATGAAGTCGTTGATGAAAGCTCAAGATGAGATGGCGGCGTTGCAGCTCGAGGCACGTATTAGGAAGAACACTAATGATGCTATACTTGAGTTATGGGATGAACCAAAGCGGAGATATTATTGGTGATCGAAACTATGAATGATCTATTTGATGCATTGATGAAGattgtaattgttttttttttttttgggaatttcGTTTGTTCGTGTGACTTACTGCAACAATTATTTTCAATGAAACTTTGTTatgcaaaataaaaagaaaaagtaataaataaatgcATGATAAAATTCTGATCCACTTTGggttatttgaaattttaaaatgtttgctTTTAAAAGGCAAGTAGTATATGCTATCTTTGTTATGTATTCACTAATAATAATAACGAATGTTTCAATTCATCAGCAATAGCATTAGTTGTATTGATAAATCGTTAAATAGACATATTCGAGTAACATGCGTTGGTCTTGCAGGTTACATGCATCTCAAGTCTCAaataagatttagggtttaaagctTATGATTTTCACTAGAAATTACTATATAGTGACTCATGTTGATGTTTTTTTATCGCAATTTCTAATTTCTTTTTTCCGAAGTCATAGTCACTTATATTCAGATGACTTGGAAGATGATAGACATTAGAGACCAAGCCTAGTTAGTTAACATCACATCTTTATCTATGTCAACTCTTATATTGTATACATTTCCAACTTGATAATTCAATATCTAGAATCTGTAATTACAATTGGCTATCAATTATATAAGCACAAGATGACTAGTCCTGTAATGGATGCGTTCTAAATGAATAGTTCCACCTCTTGACTTTTGACACCCAAATGAGAATTACTCTTATGTAACATATACAGATGGTATAATAATGATAAACTAAGACATGGTTAATAAGAATACCAATCTCATAATTATAGAAATCAAAGTCCACTTCAATATTTGGTATTTATAATACTTCCAAAGAGATTCTCCCACAAGCCACAAAACAACCAAAACCTTAGACACATATCAAGAACATATGGGTTCAGGAAAAACTAGGGCTAATCCGACTAACCGTCCAACGGTGAGACACCCTAGTCACGATCATCCTTTACGGGTCTTCAAATCCCAAGAAGGAGATGAGATCATTTGCTCTGGATGCGAGCTCGAACTAATTGGGCAAGCTTACAAGTGTACAAAGTCAGAGTGCAATTACTTCTTGCACAAGTCATGTTTCGACCTTCCAGGTGAAACCCTTCACAAGTCTCACCCTAATCACCCTTTGACTCTGGTCCATTCTCCACCGTACGATCAGTCCATCTTCTCGTGCGATGCGTGCGGTGAGCATGGATCTGGTTTCACATACCATTGCTCTAAGTGCCAGTACGATGTTCATGTTGGATGTGCGTTTGTCCCTGTGACCGTGCAGCGTGAAGACCACGAACACCCTCTCACGCTACTTTACAACACGCCATGCAAAGGTCGCGAGGATGGTGTGACGTTCATATGTGATGTTTGTGAAGAAGATATGCAAGAGCATCTATGGGTGTATTATTGCAAAGAATGTGACTATGGGACACATGTACGTTCATGCGCCACATATGAAGATACTGCTccaaagaaaggagaagaaaaaggagaaacaAGCTCGGCGGCATCAGAGGTGAAGTCGGAAATGGATGCTAAAATGGAGATGGCGATGATGCAGGTCCAGTTAGATGCTATTGATGCAGCAGGTAGTTACGTCGGTTCATGGGAACCAAGGAGGAAATATTATTGGTGAATTGATTATTGAGTGTTTAATTGCTCTCTTTTGTGAATTTTGGTTAGGAAGAAAAAGTGTATCAAACTCTGATTTCGTTCTTTCTTTGTATGTTTGTGACTTTCTTTCAATGTGGCTTGTTTGTaagattttatctttttttttttttgttattaagatttaaaaaaactGTGAGCTGTATGATTATATATTTGCCAATCAAATATCTTTGATCATTATAGTTcgtaattttatgtttatacaATGTAAACAATCCAGAATATGGATACTAGAAACGTTTGCACAATCTTCAAATGATTACTTGCtctattaaatattatatgatgttatatttttgtttttggatttttgtttggTCAGTTGGTAAATTCTATCTACTTGCAAGTACAAAGACTAACACCCACCAACATCATATGAATCTGAACACCTTTGAAAACATTTCTTCCCTAAACTTATCAAATTTGTTAAGCACGAAAGTAAGTAAAAAAATTCAACtgctttctcaaaaaaaaatcaactgttGGAACTATACAGTATACACAATCAATGAGTCGCTAATTAACCTCAGCGTAGTTAATTGACCTCACATATCTAATTAACTATGTCAACTCACATATTGTCTACATCTGCCGCTTGATAAATCAATATTTCAGAATCTTTAACTACAAATGGCTAtttaatcaaattataaaagaaCAATAAAACTAATAATCCCGTGATGGATGGGTTCAAAGAGAATAGTTCCACCTCTTGACTTTGAATTCCCAGTGAGAACTAAtcttatatacatatatagaaaTCGTATATAAATCATATTAGCGCGTAGTGACATTTTTTCCCAATATAGTTAATATATATGCTACAACTTGGTTAATAGTCAAACCAAAACGCATCACTACTCCCATCCTGAAGAAGACTCACAATCACAAGTCATCTTACTATCTTCACTATAAATGCTTTGAAACCCCTTAGCTTAATAAGaatcacaaaaacaaacaaaataaaatcattttaccTACAATGGCTTCAAGAAAACCATCGGTGAGGCACCCTAGCCACAACCATCCATTGCGCGGTCACAAAGCCCTAGCTGAAGAAGAGACCATCTGCTCCGGCTGCGACCTAGACCTAATAGGTGCAGCTTTCAAATGCACAAAGTCAGAATGTGATTACTTCTTGCACAAGTCATGTTTCGATCTTCCACGTGAGACACGCCACAAGTCTCACCCTGATCACCCTCTGACCCTGCTTTATTCGCCACCGTACGAGTCCTCAACTTACGAGTGCAGCGCGTGCAGTGAGTATGGATCAGGGTTCGTTTACAACTGCTCTATCTGCCAGTTTGATTTACATGTCGGGTGCATATCAATGCCTGAGTCCGTGGAGCGTGAAGGACATGAGCATCCGCTCACGTTGCTTTACTGTTCTCCTTACACGAACGGTTTGATCGTCAAGTGTGATGTATGTCAAGAGACGGTTCCGGATCATCTATGGTCTTATTACTGCAAGGAATGTGACTACGGCACGCATTTACATTCTTGTGAAGTAGAAGAAGTGGTGGAGCCAAAGAGAGGAGGAGGAAAGGCGAGTACAAGTGGTAAtaaaggaggaggaagaggctCGGCGGCTTCGGAGTTAGCTGCAATGCTTGAAGCTCAAAGGGAGATGGAGAGGATGCAGATTGAGTTACATATGGAGATGCAGAGAGCTAAAATTGCTAAGAAAGCTAGAAAAGCATGTCTCAAGTTGATCTAAGAATATGAtaaaagtttgaaaacaaatatGTTTCTCTCGAGCTTTCTTGGATTCTTGGAGCTCTGAAACTATATGATTGTTGTTTTTCTTGTGTTTTGGTTCTTGTTTTTCattgatttgttttatttgctaatttcatgttattttcttttgaataattattaataatctGAAATAAAAAGATCTTTAACTAAAGCcgtttggttttatttattctaatcATTATAGGTCAccatctaaatttttttataaaatgaaaatgtttGAAGAAAAGTAATTAGTCAAaacttaatattataatatgCAAGTAAATAGGATATTCCAAGGGGTTGATTAGATGGCATTGACCTTCACAAACTAACTACATTCCCTCTGTATAATCTAAAACCAATTATAAGAAAAAGGTTTTGTCTCAttttcaaacaaataaaaaatcctCTAATTTGTCTTTTATACAGTTTATTAAATGACATCATAAATACGAGAAGAAAAAAACCACCGAGTCAAAACCCACGTCAGCGATCTAACGTAATCGCGCGGGTTCACGCCTGCCCCGTTCCGTGATCCGTCCGTCTGTTTTAACGTTTGCTTAAAGCTTCCGAATGAATCAGAGTCTCTCGGTAATTcgactataaaaataaaaaaaggggagagagagaagagagagagagagagagcgctTTGATCTATCTATCAATGGCAGATGGAAAACCAGACGAGCAGCTCTTCCAGCTTCTTTCAGGTCTTCTCCAACAGGTTCCGATCCCAAATTCATTATAATCTGATCAAACTCTAGGGAGGGACCACGATCTCAAAATCGAAATCGTCTTAGATTGAATATCTTTTGATTTTCGATTGTGTTGGTTTAGATTTGGTTTTCTTCGTTATTAACAGGTTGAATCGTTGACGAACACAGAGGAAGTAGAGTTACGTTCGAAGATCGAAGCTCTGGGCTTAGAAGTCACCAAAGTGCCATCAAAGTCGTCTCAGCCTCTCACTGAGGTGGAGATTGCTAATGAGTTGGATAAGTTATCAGCCAAGATTGACGATGTTGACGAGATGATCTCGTCGGCTCTTGCTTCTGATCCGCAAGTTCAGTCTCTTCTTAGCGGCACTGCTGATGTTTGGTTGCCTGTGATCACTGCCAACTCCGAAGAGAGACTCAACTTCACTGCTTCCATCGATGATGTTGAGGATATTACTACCGATAAGGACAAGAAGAGCAGCTCGTAATCTTTCTTGCAGGGAGCATGTTTGTTATTGTTAAAACTCAGTGTTGTTCTGTCTTTTTTGGCCTTTACTTTTTTCAGTTCAATGTGTCATCTCTCAGATATTTGATGATAGAGGTTTATTCAGATTGAATACATACATCGAATAAAAAAAGTTGTAATGCATTATTGACATTTGATGATTGTGGATTATGCAGATTGAAtacaacaaatgtttatttattatcGTGAGTTTTCCGGAATGCAAATTTGCACACTGCAAGTGTTTTTCTCAGgggtaagaaaataaaatctcGGGATGAACAATTTCTACATGAACAAACAATGTATCTTTCTTCTGTCAATAGAAAGGCTATTCAGTGTGGAAGACAATGGAGCACCAAGAGAGTGAGTGGTGGTTTCAAGCAGATGAAGCTTTTGCTTTCTTACAGAAGGCGTCAAGCCAGTCCATTGTAACACTCTTTGGCCTCTCTAGTGCCAGACCAAGAGCTCTGTCCCATATTAGCTGTAGCCAAACCACAAATAACATAATTAGCTAATTATCAGAGTTCTATTTTACATTGGTTTGGAGTAACAAATGTGTAatctgtatatatatgtatattacctGAGAGCATATTCCAAGACTCCTTGAGACACCGAAGAGCACGGTGTAGTACCTATAAAAACGCACAATGTTTTATTCAACGTAACAGGCTCAACGATAAGTTACGCGGGAAGTCTAATTCTTACCTTGCTTCGGTTAGACCATAGTGGTTGAGTAACACTCCACTGTGAGCATCAACATTTGGCCATGGGTTCTTCACCTGTAACAAGCAAAAGCCATCACATGATTCAGTATGAGACGTATCCATTGAATTATTGGTGATTTATGTTTCATACTTTATGTGAAATATCCATTACATGAATTGATGATCCCCTTGGTAACGAGAAAATATTAGACATATTACCTTTCCGAGTTCGGTGAGAACAGGAGGCACAACTTCATATAGCTTTGAGACCTATAGAAACGAAGGTCTTGTTAGCCACTGCAgagttatataattatgtaagagcgcaaaagaaaaaaagaagaaaataaaagtacCAGCTGGAAAAGAGGGTCATCAGGTAAATGCTTCAAGGCAAATTCTCTTTGGCATACATATCTTGGATCGGTTTTGCGAAGAACACCATGTCCATATCCGGGAACAACCTGTAAACCAATCAAGCTTTGTCAACTAATTATTTGGTAAACAGTAAGAAATCCTTGTAACATAAACATATACATTATTTAACTCAGATAAGAAAAACTCAAATTAGTTAAAACTGGATCCCACACTTTTCTGACACTATAATTGGCATCAGCTATAAGAATGACATACAACTACTAAGACAAGACATTCACTCAATTTCTCATGTCCTTTTGGAGTAGATTTAATCAGCAATTCAGTATTAGCCTGGCAGTGACAAAGTAGATGAATGTTATGTTTTTACCTTGCCACTGTTTAATGTTTTCCAGACATATTCTTTCAACTGGTCTTTCGATATGTTTTCTCCACATTCCTCAACAACTGATTTGATCCAAAGCAAAACTTCCTGTTGCAAcaagacaaaagaaaaacatcaagATTCTGTTCTTCTACCTTATAATCGTACCATAAAACTATCACAAACTTCCTATATAATATACAAGAGGCAACTCATGAATCTCTACCATAGATTGAACAGTACAATATTTGTTGAGGATATAGACAAAGAGATACCTGATTAGCCAAACCATGGAGTGGTCCAGCCAAACCGTTTAATGCAGCTGCAAATGAGAGATACGGATCTGAAAGTGCACTACCGACCTAAATACAGAAACGAACCATCAGAAATGTCAATCCTAAGCAAAAGATCTCAATTCTAGAACTGCATGTGGAACATTCGACATTGATAAACTATGAGCATACGCACCAGGTGACCAGTGTGAGCACTAACGTTTCCACCTTCATGATCACTAAAACcagaaacaagaaga
This window encodes:
- the LOC103866138 gene encoding uncharacterized protein LOC103866138, with protein sequence MGRPKPEDSIRHFSHPHPLFNSSLNPQANSSSSSCVVCKLKLLNLPSYTCKPCNFHIHLKCSELPQKIRHPFDKNHLLSLISSPKYQEGTFRCDACGKNGDGFAYHCGDCGIDLHTVCANMPSRVTHQSHPHHQLYLTFSMPSPGGSGSGSRSAAAASFRCSVCQGLGSNSWLYSCKECGGFDAHLLCARKKLPSPTNMVQHGPNRPMQPHSIATTPFVNVPSPVFNNPYPLGTPTMSPIIRPMINEMINNLVTNTPQSPSQVSQLLDLLGPFGLGGGSGSSSSSGIGFDPSVFSSVGQPFGLGGGSGSSSSFGYLGFDPSVFQSVNQPFGLGGGSGSSSSSGYLGFDPSGFSFVGQPFGLGGGSGSSSSFGYLGFDPSVFPSVDPSVFAGFDPSLLSTLFSGLGFL
- the LOC103866137 gene encoding uncharacterized protein LOC103866137, which translates into the protein MTSKKPVNRPSVRHPSHNHPLRLFKSQEEDEIICSGCELNLIGQAFKCTKKDCDYFLHKSCFDLPRETKHKSHSDHPLTLLHSPPYGHSYTCDACGQYGSGFTYNCSECQYDVHVGCAFIPETVKREDHDHPLTLVYNTPCKGREDGAMFICDVCEEDMSENLWVYYCKECDYGTHVHSCAVYEDHQPKKGGGGGEEGRGGGGGGGESSSAAARMKSLMKAQDEMAALQLEARIRKNTNDAILELWDEPKRRYYW
- the LOC103866135 gene encoding uncharacterized protein LOC103866135; the protein is MGSGKTRANPTNRPTVRHPSHDHPLRVFKSQEGDEIICSGCELELIGQAYKCTKSECNYFLHKSCFDLPGETLHKSHPNHPLTLVHSPPYDQSIFSCDACGEHGSGFTYHCSKCQYDVHVGCAFVPVTVQREDHEHPLTLLYNTPCKGREDGVTFICDVCEEDMQEHLWVYYCKECDYGTHVRSCATYEDTAPKKGEEKGETSSAASEVKSEMDAKMEMAMMQVQLDAIDAAGSYVGSWEPRRKYYW
- the LOC103866134 gene encoding uncharacterized protein LOC103866134, whose protein sequence is MASRKPSVRHPSHNHPLRGHKALAEEETICSGCDLDLIGAAFKCTKSECDYFLHKSCFDLPRETRHKSHPDHPLTLLYSPPYESSTYECSACSEYGSGFVYNCSICQFDLHVGCISMPESVEREGHEHPLTLLYCSPYTNGLIVKCDVCQETVPDHLWSYYCKECDYGTHLHSCEVEEVVEPKRGGGKASTSGNKGGGRGSAASELAAMLEAQREMERMQIELHMEMQRAKIAKKARKACLKLI
- the LOC103866132 gene encoding uncharacterized protein LOC103866132 isoform X1 produces the protein MADGKPDEQLFQLLSGLLQQVESLTNTEEVELRSKIEALGLEVTKVPSKSSQPLTEVEIANELDKLSAKIDDVDEMISSALASDPQVQSLLSGTADVWLPVITANSEERLNFTASIDDVEDITTDKDKKSSS
- the LOC103866132 gene encoding uncharacterized protein LOC103866132 isoform X2, translating into MENQTSSSSSFFQVESLTNTEEVELRSKIEALGLEVTKVPSKSSQPLTEVEIANELDKLSAKIDDVDEMISSALASDPQVQSLLSGTADVWLPVITANSEERLNFTASIDDVEDITTDKDKKSSS